Sequence from the Drosophila subpulchrella strain 33 F10 #4 breed RU33 chromosome 3R, RU_Dsub_v1.1 Primary Assembly, whole genome shotgun sequence genome:
CGCCGTACCTACAGCATCCCATTTTCCAAAGCTATCATAGGTGAGATTTATCTCTTAGAAAACTAAAAGCTTTTTTCTAGTAgttgatattataatttttagagGTCCTTCTTTTACTTAGTTTTAATAGATGGGTAtctctatctatctatctaccGTAAGACAATTTTTTAAAGCCCTTCCTCTTTTTCAGCGAATCCCGCATGGTGCGCTATATGAAGAAGCTTGAGAATAAGGACATTTCTCTCGTGCACTCGATGATTCCGCTGGGATCCTGCACCATGAAACTCAACGCCACCACCGAGATGATGCCCTGCTCCTTCCGCCACTTCACCGATATCCATCCCTTCGCTCCCGTGGAACAGGCCCAAGGTTTCCATCAGATGTTCAGTGAACTAGAGCATGATCTTTGCGAGATTACAGGGTATGACAGGATATCCTTCCAGCCCAACTCGGGGGCGCAGGGAGAATATGCCGGACTGAGGGCCATTAGGAGCTACCACGAGCACCGCAATGAAGGTCACCGAAATATCTGCTTGATACCAATCTCAGCTCATGGCACAAATCCAGCCTCCGCTCAAATGGCGGGAATGAAGGTGGAACCCATTAGGATACTGTCGAATGGTTCTATTGATATGGCGCATTTGAGAGCCAAGGCGGAGGAACATTCTAGCGAATTATCTTGTCTGATGATAACCTACCCATCGACAATGGGCGTCTTTGAGGAAACGGTGGCGGATATTTGCACCCTGATCCACAAACATGGCGGTCAGGTGTATCTGGATGGAGCGAACATGAATGCCCAGGTGGGCTTGTGTCGCCCGGGAGACTATGGCAGTGATGTCTCTCACCTCAACCTGCACAAGACCTTCTGCATCCCGCATGGTGGAGGTGGTCCTGGAATGGGTCCCATCGGCGTGAAGGCCCATTTGGCACCTTACCTGCCAGGACATCCGGTAGTCAGTCCGTTGAGCAGTGAGGAGCACAGTTTTGGAGTGGTTTCCGCTGCTCCTTTCGGCAGCTCTGCCATCTTGCCCATATCCTGGTCCTATATCAAACTCATGGGCAGTCGAGGATTGAAGAGAGCCACCCAAGTGGCCATTCTCAATGCCAACTACATGTCCAAGCGATTGGAGCAGCATTATAAGACCCTCTACAAGGCACCCAATTCGCAGCTGGTGGCCCATGAGTTTATTTTGGATATACGCGATCTGAAGAAGACGGCCAATATCGAGGCAGTGGATGTGGCCAAGAGACTTATGGATTACGGCTTCCATGCACCCACGATGTCCTGGCCCGTGGCTGGAACCCTGATGATCGAGCCCACCGAATCCGAGGACAAAGAGGAGTTGGATCGTTTCTGCGATGCCATGATTTCCATACGAGAGGAGATTGCCGAGATCGAGGCGGGGCGCATGGACAAGTCCGTGAATCCCCTCAAAATGTCTCCCCACACCCAAGCTCAAGTCATCTCGGATAAATGGGATCGACCCTACACTCGGGAGCAGGCTGCTTTCCCAGCTGTAAGTTTAAACACTTTTATAGATTATTTTGCATAAATTCATTTGTCTTATTTTTACAGATCTTTGTGAAACCAGATGCCAAGATCTGGCCCACTGTGGGCAGGATCGATGATGCCTATGGCGACAAGCATCTAGTGTGCACCTGTCCGCCTATATTGCCTGATTTATAAGGCACTTTAGATCTAAGACAAACCTAACACGCGATTGTTGGCACTTACTTTTTAATGAAACCAAATAAAGTACCTTttgtataataattattttaatagttttaCTTAACTTGGCTTTTTTctaacattaaaataattttaatggtTTAGACAACTTACATATAAAAATGACGATAATACTAActaaataaatgcattttttttataaactgCATTACGTATATTTCTTTTTCTTGGCTTTAGATTCAATTTTAGTATCCTTTACATAGTTCCTATACTGTTTGTTCAAAGTATTTACATTATTTGCAGGTATGGTCCACTCAATTGTCTCAGACTGCTTTGTAGGATCGGATGATTCGGAATATTCGGGTATTTCGACTCCCAATAATTTGCAAACCTTAGACAAAACCACATCCACATAGCTGGATATTATTAAATTCGCCTTTTTGTCATGTTTTGTAGGCTGTAGATTACAAATTACGAATTTACCACCTCGTTTGAGATTTTTCAAAGGAAGATCTCCGCTGGGCACGATTTGTAAAGTGGTTCCAAGAGCAATATTCAAGTCAGCGATGGTGGAGTGCATCAGTCCCATCTCAAGGTCGTTTTCGGGAAGATCATGTTCCCAATCCAGAACGTTATCGTATAGGATTCCCGATCGGCAGCTGCGACCCTTACTATCCATAGAAGATTTACAGGGGCGGTCCAGGGATTTTTGACCCACTGTTTCCACAGCAGATGAACTCACAAATTGGCGTCTGCATTTCTTACATTGTTCAATGTAAATATTGCCGTGCAATTCGGAAAGATACTTTCTATTCAGACCGGATTTTAGGTGCAGACCATCAATGTTCTGGGAGATCACATACTGCACATAGCCACTTTCGATAAGCGCTATAATGGCCATGTGGGTTTTGGTCGGCCTGGCTTCGTCGAAGGAGACGTTAAAGTCCGGCTTCTCGCCCTTCTCCTCCAGGGTCCAAACGCCCTTGGGTCCTCGGAAATCCGGTATACCTGCAGACGTACTAATGCCAGCTCCCGTGTGCAAGACAACGTGTCCGGATTTCTTGATCAAATCAGCAAGTTCCTGGCACTTTTCGGCCACCACTTCC
This genomic interval carries:
- the LOC119545819 gene encoding NAD-dependent protein deacetylase Sirt6 codes for the protein MSCNYADGLSAYDNKGILGAPESFDSEEVVAEKCQELADLIKKSGHVVLHTGAGISTSAGIPDFRGPKGVWTLEEKGEKPDFNVSFDEARPTKTHMAIIALIESGYVQYVISQNIDGLHLKSGLNRKYLSELHGNIYIEQCKKCRRQFVSSSAVETVGQKSLDRPCKSSMDSKGRSCRSGILYDNVLDWEHDLPENDLEMGLMHSTIADLNIALGTTLQIVPSGDLPLKNLKRGGKFVICNLQPTKHDKKANLIISSYVDVVLSKVCKLLGVEIPEYSESSDPTKQSETIEWTIPANNVNTLNKQYRNYVKDTKIESKAKKKKYT
- the LOC119545815 gene encoding glycine dehydrogenase (decarboxylating), mitochondrial — its product is MQRFLGRNSQSLLLRCGHRYLATTPVEEVLFPTKSDFPSRHIGPRKTDVVAMLDTLGYKSLAELTEKAVPKSIQLKRELDLDKPLNEHELIRRIRDISLKNQLWRSYIGMGYHNCHVPHTIIRNMFENPGWTTQYTPYQPEIAQGRLESLLNYQTLVSDLTGLDVANASLLDEGTAAAEAMCLATRHNKRKKLYLSNRVHPQTLSVVKTRAEALELEIVVGPIEQADLPSRDLAGILLQYPDTYGDVKDFEDVAALAKKNGTLVVVATDLLSLTLLRPPAEFGADIAVGTSQRLGVPLGYGGPHAGFFACKQSLVRLMPGRMIGVTRDMDGNDAYRLALQTREQHIRRDKATSNICTAQTLLANMSAMYAIYHGPEGLKAMANRIHHFTLTLQTGLQGVGHEVVNKNFFDTLNIRLNGNQSLEDLKERAEHKRINLRYLEDGTVGVALDETVSVADVDDLLWVFKAEATVEQIVARRDVLKNSIENSKFLRTSPYLQHPIFQSYHSESRMVRYMKKLENKDISLVHSMIPLGSCTMKLNATTEMMPCSFRHFTDIHPFAPVEQAQGFHQMFSELEHDLCEITGYDRISFQPNSGAQGEYAGLRAIRSYHEHRNEGHRNICLIPISAHGTNPASAQMAGMKVEPIRILSNGSIDMAHLRAKAEEHSSELSCLMITYPSTMGVFEETVADICTLIHKHGGQVYLDGANMNAQVGLCRPGDYGSDVSHLNLHKTFCIPHGGGGPGMGPIGVKAHLAPYLPGHPVVSPLSSEEHSFGVVSAAPFGSSAILPISWSYIKLMGSRGLKRATQVAILNANYMSKRLEQHYKTLYKAPNSQLVAHEFILDIRDLKKTANIEAVDVAKRLMDYGFHAPTMSWPVAGTLMIEPTESEDKEELDRFCDAMISIREEIAEIEAGRMDKSVNPLKMSPHTQAQVISDKWDRPYTREQAAFPAIFVKPDAKIWPTVGRIDDAYGDKHLVCTCPPILPDL